Proteins encoded in a region of the Ptychodera flava strain L36383 chromosome 4, AS_Pfla_20210202, whole genome shotgun sequence genome:
- the LOC139131915 gene encoding uncharacterized protein — protein sequence METRFINASEFRRLTWLLFGILMVCRHYGVDSTRKIACNPFIVGGGAVPLIAKRSYRLLDNPGSTSFLFARIRITTNTADRQYETLTPSTSNGLFCMSRTGSLSITGNAGAAMYTEFLKGVYYNNTAQSPDMTTRWVEIALYHNVQSHTFVCNFEMLEGPISTSPEPFQSTVLPAQRPAPLRDKEISVSLAEHQMQGKLVLDFSEYFTDYEEIKIHIENITGVLRSDENVTVDLSDRDLFLRNATDRKLCLGREHTLLDHERYSKIVVKMFVTATVDGEKYYDLCNITVITDVLDINDNCPVFQIDQMIEESPFPISHSHNLSLIIKLTEEIPIGTEVLPIFVEDSDSSENAMVLCQLSGFNHSSFFKLDNDTGHLRVAARLDREATSLYELRITATDNGSPPCQTDLFVTIYLDDINDNAPRFPLSHYVASFPEDVDVGSLIIIISAVDDDDGVNADISYSIDQNSYFDIDTYTGNVTLRSKVDFENLSENPFLLNITARDHGNVSMETVVLFEARVSDVNDNAPEFGVNDVNVSITENHLNQSFLVHFQISDADSGASGEFHSFLKNDYDSFDVSPNNTVFLTRDFDSQNFSNDSFTLEIIAEDHGNPRLSSTATIHITIEDTEKAGADDRLISNATFYNFVEGQVYLPLNLSFDEPLPEIITGAEIKLDRCDEYTIENDIKLTTDEKAVCPKEKDKLQKIKACGFPSPLLVSDKERLALRPQRNVENDDVLTFDGARQYAVYMGQVPGLSIRPNISSTIFIWFSLSKLPDGPHECMTLISHNYYTRRLVYALDLGFNGTLDFFYRTTRRIGKTLFRDFDLKVNEWYQLTLVLFSQSGHSPSSAEIFLNGESRGKVYIDRPLFQNGIFHIGASPTTTGNMVNHFRGKIGSIIVSIGQTKEEQLRCVFCCDEWLRVDSETDLFTTYNESSKNLAIRGEATGEKYSEILENLVYINAKEQISYTCRELNVTFPFQQSYQQSKRLVKFKLLNNFAPVLRLNGQTANFTTHYVRDQSTVALVNCSSLTLEDDGGTWPYTVEISLLTQLTKDPVNPLSRLSIKNPSANFNQVLNDDAFLLQGTSQVSTVESELKKLVFDINSISTKTSLIFKFVIHDGNFSSSPVYSVISPSLRHHEIPSKTLMLYESRDPVLHLDVSTVDLEEMITEESFPTSVKFVLVERYDGNKEYLSCDILGLHGFQCVITNNHTGTVIQCEITQTQNATVQSIATLFNAVKYYNDKMKNIYQLQPSLKERIVHAIFVDGGTETLVFKYQIIYDGSCSMEDRFIATTSTELKALSTCTRFLGRGGVLITCESDPENCDITTLTSLTSVKEILGELCLIRVPTVESLSGLENLQHVGGIVLQRNQNLTSAGICNSIDGRENASIGKVDIRSNPKLENLAVLRNIKHITGDLRLERNILLNDLTTLENVEIVDGDVYLMSTRLLTLGALKNLREVGGSLNIVGNQDLRNLSGLNNLESIGMNLLVLYNPHLQHIDALSRLGQVGGRIYIQGNVRLCYMLNETVSTKYFQDKLSRGLQWNDFIQLFAQCPPRKCDTNPCQHNATCTDDPTDGYSCECHSSDHYGNSCEYVNECRSSPCQHGGSCSDDLFGFNCLCDVQYTGRSCQHFMEHEFKR from the exons ATGGAAACTCGTTTCATCAATGCTTCGGAATTCAG GCGATTGACGTGGTTACTATTTGGAATTTTGATGGTTTGTCGACACTATGGAGTGGATTCAACCAGAAAGATTGCATGCAATCCGTTCATAGTTGGCGGTGGAGCTGTGCCGCTAATTGCCAAGCGATCCTATCGATTGCTAGATAACCCTGGAAGCACATCCTTCCTG TTTGCTCGCATAAGAATTACAACGAACACGGCTGACAGGCAATATGAGACTTTAACTCCCTCAACGTCAAATGGATTGTTCTGCATGTCGAGAACAGGAT CTTTGTCGATAACGGGTAATGCTGGCGCTGCAATGTACACCGAGTTCTTGAAAGGAGTGTACTACAACAATACGGCCCAATCACCTGACATGACAACTCGCTG GGTTGAAATAGCTCTCTATCACAACGTTCAGTCCCACACGTTTGTCTGTAACTTCGAAATGCTAGAAGGCCCCATCAGTACTTCACCGGAGCCCTTCCAG AGTACGGTTTTACCGGCCCAACGCCCGGCTCCATTGAGAGACAAGGAGATAAGTGTTAGTCTTGCAGAACACCAGATGCAGGGTAAATTGGTCCTCGATTTTTCTGAATACTTTACTGATTACGAAGAAATCAAAATTCATATAGAAAACATCACGGGAGTCCTGAGATCTGATGAAAATGTGACGGTCGATCTATCCGATCGTGACCTCTTTCTCCGCAATGCTACTGATCGGAAACTGTGTCTGGGTAGAGAACATACTCTCCTTGACCATGAACGATATTCAAAGATTGTCGTGAAGATGTTTGTAACGGCCACAGTTGATGGAGAGAAATATTACGACTTGTGTAACATTACAGTCATCACAGATGTGTTGGACATAAACGACAACTGTCCAGTGTTTCAAATCGATCAAATGATTGAGGAATCGCCTTTCCCGATAAGTCATTCCCACAATTTATCTTTAATCATTAAGCTCACGGAGGAAATTCCGATCGGCACTGAAGTTCTTCCGATTTTCGTGGAAGACTCGGATTCCTCAGAAAATGCAATGGTGCTTTGCCAGCTATCTGGTTTCAATCATTCATCTTTCTTCAAACTTGATAATGATACCGGTCATCTTCGCGTAGCTGCCAGGCTCGACAGAGAAGCTACGAGTTTATACGAACTTCGCATTACAGCGACAGATAATGGATCTCCACCGTGTCAAACAGATCTATTTGTCACCATTTATCTCGATGACATCAACGATAACGCGCCTCGTTTTCCGCTCAGTCATTACGTTGCAAGCTTTCCAGAAGATGTGGACGTGGGTTCgcttatcatcattatcagTGCAGTGGACGATGATGACGGTGTCAACGCTGATATCTCGTATTCTATTGACCAGAACAGTTATTTCGACATCGACACTTACACCGGAAATGTTAcgctgaggtcaaaggtcgacTTTGAAAACCTGTCCGAAAATCCATTTCTGTTGAATATTACTGCAAGGGATCATGGaaatgtttccatggaaactgttGTCTTATTCGAAGCTCGTGTTTCCGACGTGAACGACAATGCACCAGAATTTGGCGTGAATGATGTAAACGTTTCAATAACGGAAAATCATCTTAACCAATCATTTCttgtacattttcaaatatcCGATGCCGATAGTGGCGCCTCTGGTGAATTTCATTCGTTTTTGAAAAACGATTACGATAGCTTTGACGTATCGCCAAACAATACAGTTTTTCTCACACGAGATTTCGACTCGCAAAATTTCAGCAACGATTCCTTTACTCTGGAGATTATTGCTGAAGATCACGGCAACCCGAGACTCTCGTCAACTGCGACAATTCATATTACTATAGAAGACACTGAAAAGGCGGGAGCCGACGATCGATTGATTTCAAACGCcacattttacaatttcgtTGAAGGGCAAGTTTATCTGCCCTTGAACCTATCATTTGATGAACCGCTTCCAGAGATCATCACCGGCGCAGAAATCAAATTGGATCGTTGCGATGAGTATACAATTGAAAACGATATTAAACTGACAACGGATGAAAAAGCAGTGTGCCCgaaagaaaaagacaaattgcAGAAAATCAAAGCTTGTGGATTTCCCTCTCCCCTTCTTGTGTCTGACAAGGAAAGACTGGCACTGCGCCCTCAACGGAATGTTGAGAATGATGATGTGCTGACGTTCGATGGCGCACGACAGTATGCTGTGTACATGGGTCAGGTTCCAGGGCTGTCTATACGACCGAATATATCTTCCACGATTTTCATTTGGTTTTCTCTATCGAAACTTCCTGACGGTCCACATGAATGCATGACGCTAATCTCACACAATTACTACACTCGAAGGCTTGTTTACGCCCTCGATCTCGGCTTCAATGGTACGTTGGATTTTTTCTACAGAACTACTCGAAGAATTGGAAAAACACTGTTTCGAGATTTTGATCTCAAAGTCAACGAATGGTATCAACTCACCCTGGTGTTGTTTAGTCAAAGCGGACATTCACCATCGtctgcagaaatatttttaaacgGAGAATCCAGGGGTAAAGTTTACATCGACCGACCTCTTTTCCAAAATGGAATCTTCCATATTGGTGCGTCACCGACGACAACAGGTAATATGGTCAATCATTTTCGCGGGAAAATCGGATCAATTATTGTGAGTATCGGACAAACAAAAGAGGAACAGTTGAGATGCGTCTTTTGTTGTGACGAGTGGCTAAGAGTTGATTCAGAAACAGATCTTTTTACAACATATAATGAAAGTTCGAAAAATCTGGCAATTCGAGGAGAAGCGACTGGCGAAAAATACTCGGAAATCCTCGAAAATCTCGTGTATATCAACGCAAAGGAGCAAATCTCTTACACTTGTCGAGAACTGAACGTGACTTTTCCGTTCCAACAGTCGTACCAGCAAAGTAAAAGACTTGTGAAGTTCAAACTGCTAAACAATTTTGCCCCTGTACTGAGGCTCAACGGGCAGACAGCAAATTTTACTACACACTATGTTCGTGACCAGAGTACTGTAGCACTTGTTAATTGCTCCTCGCTTACTCTAGAAGATGACGGTGGAACCTGGCCTTACACTGTAGAGATAAGTTTACTGACACAGCTAACCAAGGACCCTGTCAATCCCTTAAGTCGTCTTTCAATCAAGAACCCCTCTGCCAATTTCAACCAGGTTTTGAATGATGACGCATTTTTGCTACAAGGCACATCTCAGGTGTCAACAGTTGAATCAGAACTGAAAAAGCTGGTATTTGATATCAATTCGATATCGACCAAAACAAGTTTGATTTTCAAGTTCGTTATTCACGATGGCAATTTCTCAAGTTCACCTGTGTACTCGGTAATCTCGCCATCTCTACGACATCACGAGATCCCCTCGAAAACACTCATGCTTTATGAATCACGTGATCCAGTTCTCCATCTCGATGTTTCTACAGTCGATTTGGAAGAAATGATAACAGAAGAATCGTTTCCAACTTCTGTGAAGTTTGTCCTTGTCGAGAGATATGACGGAAACAAAGAATATCTGAGCTGTGACATCCTAGGGCTCCATGGATTCCAATGCGTCATCACCAACAACCATACAGGCACTGTCATTCAGTGTGAGATAACTCAGACCCAAAATGCTACTGTTCAATCAATAGCAACCCTCTTTAATGCTGTGAAATACTAcaatgataaaatgaaaaatatctacCAGCTACAGCCTTCTCTCAAAGAAAG AATTGTTCATGCTATTTTCGTTGACGGTGGAACAGAGACTCTAGTGTTCAAGTATCAAATAATTTACGACGGCAGCTGTTCGATGGAGGATCGGTTTATCGCAACGACTAGTACGGAATTGAAGGCTCTAAGCACGTGTACAAGATTCCTTGGACGAGGAGGTGTCTTGATCACTTGTGAGAGTGACCCCGAAAATTGTGACATCACAACGCTTACGTCATTGACAAGCGTGAAG GAGATATTGGGAGAACTGTGTTTGATAAGAGTTCCGACGGTAGAATCTCTGTCTGGAttggaaaatttacaacatgTTGGTGGAATAGTATTGCAACGAAACCAGAATCTCACTTCTGCTGGCATCTGTAATTCTATCGATGGACGTGAAAACGCTTCGATTGGCAAGGTAGATATCAGAAGCAATCCAAAGTTAGAAAATTTGGCCGTTCTCCGTAATATAAAGCACATAACAG GGGATCTCAGGCTTGAACGAAATATTCTGTTGAATGATTTGACCACACTGGAAAACGTGGAAATAGTTGACGGAGATGTGTATTTAATGTCAACACGACTACTGACGTTGGGGGCGCTGAAGAACCTGAGAGAAGTTGGCGGGTCCTTGAATATCGTTGGCAATCAG GACTTGCGTAATTTGAGTGGCCTAAACAACTTGGAGTCTATAGGTATGAATCTGTTGGTATTGTATAACCCACATCTACAACATATCGACGCACTGTCGCGACTTGGGCAAGTCGGTGGCCGAATATACATACAGGGCAATGTACGCCTTTGTTACATGCTGAATGAAACAGTTAGTACCAAGTATTTCCAG GACAAACTCTCGCGTGGTTTACAATGGAATGACTTCATCCAACTATTCGCACAGTGTCCCCCTCGCAAATGTGATACCAACCCGTGTCAACACAACGCCACGTGTACAGATGATCCCACCGATGGCTACTCGTGCGAATGTCACTCCAGCGATCACTATGGCAACAGCTGTGAATATGTAAACGAGTGTAGGTCATCTCCATGCCAACACGGTGGATCATGTTCTGACGACCTGTTCGGATTCAACTGCTTGTGTGATGTGCAATACACGGGAAGAAGCTGCCAACATTTTATGGAGCATGAATTCAAAAGATAA